Part of the Zingiber officinale cultivar Zhangliang chromosome 8A, Zo_v1.1, whole genome shotgun sequence genome, AGGACTAAAGATGAGGTGTTCAATGTTTCCGGTGTCCCGATCGACGAGGCCAATTTGGTACATATGTGAATCTCTTAATCtccattcattcattcattcattatCTCTTGAGAATTATATTTTGGAGCTTGTTTTGTTGGCAATTCAGTCTCAGATCAGCAAGGCACTGGACCTCTACAGAAGAAAGACTCGGTCGAAAACCTCCTTTTCGGTATGCATCAGGAGAAAAGTGAGAGGTGTGGGAGATGCGAGCAGTAGCAATGCTGCAACTGCCCTTtgggctgccaatgaactgagtTGGGATCCGGTCAGTGAAGATAGGCTTAAGCATTGGTCGAGTGAAGTTGGTCCTCAAGTGCCTTTCTATTTCTCTCATGGAACAGCCTATTGCAATGGCAAAGGAGAGGTAATTTGGTCTAGTTATTTGCCTAATCATTTCGGTAAAATGGTTCGAAAAGTTAACGAACTCGCGAGATGTTGTGTGAAGGTTGTCGAGGCCATCACAACCCCGGTGCCATTCCAGTTCCCTGTGCTGGTGATCAAGCCTAAAGAAGGATGCTCAATTGTGGATGTTTACGATGTGAGTCGAGTTCTATATGCTATAACTTTGTTTTAAGAGATGAGATCGAATCACCCATGAACCTGATTGTTTCTCTTGGAGTTTGGGTGTTCTTGTGCAGAGGCTTCGGATGAAGAAGACCACTTCATTTGACCCGTGGAGGAGGTTGATTAAGAATGTTGTTCAATATGGACAACAACAGGATGCTCTTATTAATGGTTTAGGCAAGTGTTTTTTGTTTAATTGATAACTTTACTAAGCaccctttatttttcaatttcgtCAAAAAGGACATCTTCACAGCATAACCGAGTTAATACTTGGATAGTAGATTATTAAAATAAAGTGTGTTTTTAGATTTTATGCTGAATATGTATATAATTTAATCAAGACATCCTTGATTCTCATTTTGTAGAGACTCTTGGTTTTGAAGTACTTTCCTCGCTTAAAATGTTGAGGAAGTTTATGCAAGAAGCCAACCCCGAACGACGCCTCATTGCTTTCGTGAAAGAAAGGTAagaaaataacaacaacaacaacagcaacaattCGATAATGACACCATGAATAAACCGTTCAACATCTTTTATTTTATCAAGATCATTGTTGGGCACTAATGGAAGCAAGCTTTTTCTATTACAAACAGTGGAAGTACAGTTGTAGGGATCGGCTCATTGGCTCATTCATCAGTCACTGATGAATTCAAGGATGCATTTTTCTCAGGTAAAATTTATCATCAATCATTATAAAATACAGTTAGTTATACATCAAAGATGCAATTTTGCCATGCACTTCTATTTTTGTGTTTATCAAATAGAGGCCTGTTTCATAACACGAGAAGAGAATGAATGGTATGAAGACGTGAATCACCAGTTGCTCAATACATCCTCTACTACTGCAACTTGGGGCGGCACTGACCAACATTTATacatgtaataaataaataattatatatcAAACTGTTCTTGTTGAGATTATAGTGATTATGTTGTTGAACTTGATGGAATTGGATGAGGACTATCAGTGGCTTTCCATTAGTTTTCTTTATGGGATTTTGTTTCTCCGTAAGATGAGTTTA contains:
- the LOC122011484 gene encoding 4-diphosphocytidyl-2-C-methyl-D-erythritol kinase, chloroplastic-like — encoded protein: MIANASSFFLLFPSSSSRDAKKSHTLFNKAPKPSQILCGINIGDFSQEYGGNANRALSLTLFSPCKIELTGAARKRQADSVPTSLFHAVSLGDTIEFSVLPDRTKDEVFNVSGVPIDEANLSQISKALDLYRRKTRSKTSFSVCIRRKVRGVGDASSSNAATALWAANELSWDPVSEDRLKHWSSEVGPQVPFYFSHGTAYCNGKGEVVEAITTPVPFQFPVLVIKPKEGCSIVDVYDRLRMKKTTSFDPWRRLIKNVVQYGQQQDALINGLETLGFEVLSSLKMLRKFMQEANPERRLIAFVKESGSTVVGIGSLAHSSVTDEFKDAFFSEACFITREENEWYEDVNHQLLNTSSTTATWGGTDQHLYM